Part of the Novosphingobium sp. KA1 genome is shown below.
TCGGGCTTGTCCGAACCGTAATCCAGCATCGACTGGGCGTGCGGAATGCGGCGGAAGCTGCCTGCCGGGGTGACCGGCTTGCCTTCGGCGAAATCGGCGAACACGCTCTGGAGCACCGGCTCCATGGTTTCCCAGATCTCTTCCTGGGTCACGAAGCTCATTTCGAGGTCGAGCTGGTAGAACTCGCCCGGCAGACGGTCGGCGCGCGGGTCCTCGTCGCGGAAGCAGGGGGCGATCTGGAAGTAGCGGTCGAAACCGGCGACCATCAGCAGCTGCTTGTACTGCTGCGGCGCCTGCGGCAGCGCGTAGAACTTGCCGGCGTGGATGCGGCTGGGCACCAGGAAGTCGCGCGCGCCTTCGGGCGACGAGGCGGTCAGGATCGGCGTCGCGTATTCGGTGAAGCCGATGCCTTCCATCTTGCGGCGCATGTCCGAGATGATCTTGGTGCGCTTGACGATGTTGGCGTGCAGCGTCTCGCGGCGCAGGTCGAGGAAACGATAGCGCAGGCGGATATCCTCGGGATATTCCTGCTCGCCGGCGACCGGCATCGGCAGTTCCTCGGCCTTCGCCTGGACGGTCACGGCGCGGGCGTAGACCTCGATCTCGCCGGTCGGCAGGTTCGGGTTCACGGTGGAGGCGCTGCGGGCCTTCACTTCGCCCTCGATGGTGACCACCGATTCGACACGCAGCGAATCAAGCACCGCCAGCGCCGGGCTGTCGCTGTCGGTGACGATCTGGGTGATGCCGTAGTGATCGCGCAGATCGACGAAGAGCACGCCGCCGTGATCGCGCTTGCGATGCACCCAGCCCGAGAGGCGGACGGCCTGGCCGACCTCGGCAGCGGTCAGGGCGCCGCAGGTGTGGGAGCGATAGGGATGAGTCATGGCGGGCTCGCGCTTCTCTTGATCTGAAACAGGTTGCAAGCCGTGCCCCCTAGTCGAGTGGCCGGATTATTTCCAGATGGGGATTTGCATTCGCGCGCCCCGCCCGGCCCTGGACACGCTCCACTCCGCCTTTGACGCACTTTTGCCCCGCATGCGCAGCCGCTGCCGCAAGCGCGCGCCAGACATAGCGGCCGCGGTAACCCGGTATCAACCATTGCGGAGCTATCCCCGCATCAAAGGGTCTCATGGAGAATGACAATGCTTGCGGACGTCACGGTCGACGGCAGGCCGGAAAGCCAATTCCGCCTCGCGATCGAGTCCATGCTGCGCGCCGGCGACGCCGATCAGGCCGCCCGCGCGCTCAAGGCCGAACTTGGCTACTTGTGCGGTGAGGGCCAGCCCCTGCCCGCGCGCTTCCGGTTCATTGCCGCGTCGGAACTCGAAGTCACCGGCTGGGACCGCCTGATCGAACGGATCGGCGAACTCGACAGTCCCGGCGATCCGATCACCGCGATCGGCATCGATGTCTGCGGAATGCAGGCGGGTTTCGGCGGCGCGCCCACTCTCGCATTCGAGACCACATATTATACCGACCAGGCCTGGGGCTTCTCCCACGCCGATCGCGACGGGCTCTGCGCCGGCTATACCGGCACTACCAATGCCTGGCAGGGGGCTTTCGAGGACCTCGACGACACCTTGCGGGTAGCCGGGCTCGACGATCTCAACGCGGTGATCGCCGCGCTTGAGAACCATTGCCGCAGCGGCAGCGCAACACCCGAGGAACAGCGCGGCTTCGTGGTCGGCGCCTGCTATCTCGCCGTGCTGGTCCACCAGGCCGTGCGCGACAAGGTTACCGCCGAGGGACTTCCCCGCGCCATGGCGGTGCTGGTGGGCAGCAACGAGGCCTACCCCTGGTTCGAGGCCCCGGCCGCGAGTGCGCGCGATGGCTTTGTATCGGCCGAACCGGCGCCCGCCGCCCGCGGTATCGGCGCCGTGCTGGAGCGCCGCCCGCTGGACCTCGGCGCGCATCTTGCCGCGATGCCCGCGCCGCCCTCACACCTGCCCTCTTTGGACCTGCCCTCATCGGACCTGACGCCGTCCGATCTGCAGCCCACCGAACTCCCGGCGCCGATCTTCGATACCGGCCGCGCGCCTTTTGCACCGCCGCTGGCGCAAGATGAGGCATCGACCGAGACCGCGCCGCCCCTGTTCGACGCCCCCGGGCAGCCCTCTTCCGCCGATGAACTGCCCGGCAGCGTGTTCCGCCAGTTCCCGCAGGCACAGGAACGGATCGACTTTGGCGCGGCCGATTTCGAGGCTGCCGGCTTCGACGACTGGCCCGCCGAAACACAGCACCATGACCTCGAAAGCGAGGAAACGGCGGAGCTGGCCGCGACCGACGCCGCAACCGACTATGCCGCGCTCGACGGCCTGCGCATGGCGGCGACCGCCACGCCTGCGACCGCGCCCCTTCCGGTTCTCGAACCCGCACGCGAAGCGATGCCGGTTCAGGAGGACGAGGAAGCGCTGCACCTGCCGCCGCCAGGCATCCACGTCACCGGCACCCAGCTGCGCCGCCGCTTCGTCGACCGCGAGACCATCGCCATCGAGGAAGAGCGCCCGGCCAGCCTGGTCAGCAGCCTGCTCGAACGCCTGTTCGGCAAAAAATAGCATCGTCGCCGGATTTCTCCGACAAAACTGGAAGTCGGACCGGTCGGGGAGATTGATCCCCCGCCCGGTTCGGCGTAACGCCGCAGTCGCAATGATCATTCACCCGCTTATTACAAAGACGGAAGAGCTCGCCGCTCTGTGCGAACGCCTCGCGAAATCGGATTTCGTGACGGTGGATACCGAGTTCATGCGCGAGAACACCTATTGGCCCGAACTCTGCCTCGTGCAGATCGCCAATACCGAGGAAGCCGCCGCCGTCGATCCGAAGGCGGACGGGCTCGACCTGTCTCCGCTGCTCGACCTGCTGACCGACAACGAGGACGTGCTCAAGGTCTTCCACGCCGGCGGCCAGGACGTCGAGATCATCTACAACTTCACCGGCCGCACCCCCCACCCGATCTTCGACACGCAGATCGCGATGATGGCGATCAGCCAGTCGGAGCAGATCGGCTATTCGAACCTGGTCGAATCGTGGCAGGGCCTGACCATCGACAAGGGCGCCCGCTTCACCGACTGGTCGCGCCGCCCGCTGACCGAACGCCAGATCGAATACGCCATCGGCGACGTCACCCATCTGGCCAAGATCTTCCCCAAGATCCTCAAGCGCCTGATGAAGACCGGACGCGGCCAGTGGCTTGACCAGGAAATGGAGAAGCTGGCCGATCCGGCCAACTACCGCAACGACCCCACCGAGGCGTGGAAGCGCATCAAGGCCGCCGGCCGCAACGCCGCCATGCTCGGCCGCCTCAAGGCCATCGCCGAATGGCGCGAGATCGAGGCGCAGGGCAAGAACATCCCGCGCGGCCGCATCGCCCGCGACGAGACACTGGCCGACCTCGCCAGCCACCCGCCCAAGCAGCAGTCGGACCTTGCCAAGGTGCGCGGCCTCTCGCAGGGCTGGAAGGACAACGACATCGGCAAGCGCCTGATGAACACCATCGCCAAGTCGCAGCCGCTGACCGATGACGAGATGCCGCCGCGCGCCCCGCGCGGTGCGCCGCTCGGCAAGGAAGGCTCGCTGGTGGCGGACCTGCTCAAGCTGCTGCTCAAGATCCGCGCGCGCGAGATCGACGTGGCCGCCCGCCTGCTGGCGCGCAGCGAGGACCTCGAACTGCTGGCCGCCGGCGTGCGCAAGAACCTGCCGATCCTGGAAGGCTGGCGCTACGAAGTCTTCGGCCATGATGCCCTCGACCTCGTGGAGGGCAAGCTCGCCTTCGCGGTCGTCGACGGCAAGCTGAAGATGACTCGTGTCGAGGATGCGGAAGAGGTGCCGGTCACCGAGTGACCGGCCTGCCCTCAATTCACGGATCGCGCGCAAATGGTTGGCGAAGCGCCCCTCTTCGTGCGATAGCCCGCGCGTGACCGTCTATCAGCCCACGCTCAAGCAGCTTCAGTACCTTGTCTCGCTTCATGAGCATGGCCATTTCGGCCGTGCCGCGGATGCCTGCTTCGTCTCGCAGTCCACGCTTTCGGCGGGCCTGCGCGATCTGGAGGCCCTGCTCGGCGTCACGCTGGTCGAACGTACCAAGCGCGCGGTGCGCTTCACTCCGCTGGGCAATGCCGTAGTCGAAAAAGCCCACCGCATCCTGCGCGAGACCGAGGAACTGTCCGATCTCGTGCAGTCGAGCGGAAAGCCGCTCTCGGGCGAAGTGCGCATGAGCGTGATCCCGACGATCGCGCCGTTCCTGCTCCCCCGCATGCTGCCGCGCCTGCGCCGTGAGCGCCCGAACCTCAAGCTGTTCCTGCGCGAGGAACCCAGCCAGGCCGCCATCGAATCGCTCCACCACGGCCGCGCCGACTGCGTGCTGCTCGCCCTGCCCTACGCCACCGGCGAAGTGGAGAAGGAAACCATCGAGCTCGACGCCTTCTACGTCGCTTTTCCCAATGACGATCCGCGCAACCCGCCCGAGGAAGTCGGCCCCGACATCATCGACGAGCATCGCCTGCTGCTGCTGGAAGACGGGCACTGCCTGAAAGACCACGCGCTGGCGGCCTGCAACCGCCCGGAACTGCGCGCTTCGGCGACGATGATCGGCACCAGCCTGCACACCCTGGTGCAAATGGTCGACAACGGGCTCGGCCTGACGATGCTGCCGGAAATGGCCATCGATGCCGGTATCCTGAACGGCACCAATGTGGTCGCCCGCCCGCTCAATTCCCCCCACGCCAACCGCGAGATCGCGCTGGTCTGGCGCCGGAATTCGCCGCGCGCGGAAGAATTCCGGCTGCTCGCGGACGAACTGCGCGCCGGTTAGCCCCGGCGGCGCAGCCCCTGCAGCGCCATGCCGACCGAAGCGATGGCGATGCCCAGCATCGTCACCCCGTTCCAGCCCCAGTGGTGCCAGACCACCGTCGCCGCCCCCGAACTCACCGCACCGGCCAGGAACATCGTGCCCATGTAGACGGTGTTGATGCGCGAACGCGCTTCAGGACGCAGGGCATAGATGATGCTCTGGTTGGAAATCTGGCTGGCCTGGATCGCGAAGTCGAGCACCAGGACACCGATCACCAGCCCGGCGATCGAAGTCCAGAATGCAAAGATCAGCCAGGAAGCCAGCGTGAACGCGCTTGCCGCCACGATCACCATGTGCGGCCCGCGGCGGTCGGCGATCCGGCCGGCGATCGGCGCGGCCAGCACCCCGGCAGCGCCGAGGATGCCGAACAGCCCGGCCACTTCCGACCCGAGCCCGAAGCGCGGCTCCTGCAAATGCAGTGCCAGGATCGTCCAGAACACGCTGAACACGCCGAACTGTGTGCACTGGGTGAAGGTGGCGAGGCGCAGCGCGGGAAATTCGCGCCACAGCCCCCAGAGCGAGACCAGCAGCCCGCCATAGCCCATGCCCGCAGGCCTGGGCTGACTGCGCGGCAATTGCCAGGCCAGCAGTCCGGCAGTTCCCAGCGCCAGCGGCACCGCCAGTGCGAACATCGCCCGCCAGCCGAACTCGGCGCCCACGAACCCGGCCAGGGTGCGGCTCAGGAGGATGCCGCAGAGCAGCCCGGCCATGACCGTTCCGACCACCGAGCCGCGCTTGTCCTCCGGCGCGAGATTGGCCGCAAGCGGCACGATCTGCTGCGCCACCGAGGCCAGCAGGCCGACCACCAGCGATGCCGCCAGCACCATCGCCCCGCTCGGCGCAATCGCGACCAGCGCCAGCCCGATCGCCAGGGCAATGCACTGGAGGACGATCAGCCGCTTGCGCTCGACCAGATCGCCGAGGGGAACCAGCAGCATGAGGCCCGCCGCGTAGCCAAGCTGCGTGGCGGTCGGCACGTAGGTGATCGCGGCGCCGGGAACGTCACGCTCCATCAGGCCGAGCATGGGCTGGCCGTAATAGATGTTGGCGACCGTCAGCCCCGCCGAGGCCGCCAGCGCGAACACCAGCGCGCGCCCGAATTTCCGAGGCTTCGGATTGGGATTGCGGAACTGGGCGGCAAGCAGGCGACGAGAGGCGGTGATGGGATTCATCCTTGCGATAGCGATGTCCCCCGACTGCGCAGGCACCTGACGCAGGCGAACGCTTGAGCCAAACGCAACAAGCGCACTCGGGTTAGCGTTTTTTGCAACCAGGCGCGGGCCATCGCGCCTGCCTCGAGGACTCCGCCGCCCTTGGTCGCCGGGCTCGATCGCCGCGCTCAATCGCCGCGCTCAATCCATGTGCTTGAGGCCGACCCGCAAGTAATCCCAGCCGGTGATCAGCGTCAGCACGGCCGCGCCCCACAAGGTGGTCAGCCCCACCGTGTGCGGCACGTTGATCACCAGCGCGCCGAGATCGAGGTTCCACCAGGGCATCGCGGCGCCGAGAATCAGCGCGCCGAGCGAGATCATCTGGAACGTGGTCTTCCACTTGGCGAGCCTGCTGACCGGCACCGAGACCTGCAATCCGCCGAGGAATTCCCGCAGCCCCGAGACCGCGATCTCGCGCACGAGAATGATCAGCCCGGCGATGACATGCATGTCGCCCACGTAAGGGCCGGTCAGGACACCCTGCGCGGTCAGCACGAGGATCACCGCCGCGACCATGATCTTGTCGGCGATCGGATCGAGGAACACGCCGAGCTTGGACACCGCCCCGCTCGACCGGGCGAGATAGCCGTCGAAATAGTCGGTAATGCCCATCAGGCAGTAGAGCGCGAAGGCAAGGCCATAGCCAAATTCCCATTTCGGCCACCACAGCAGGAAGGCCAGAAGCGGCATCGCGACAATGCGGGAGAGCGTGAGGATATTCGGCAAGGTAAGCATCGCCGCACAGCCATAGCGGCGATGTGCGCGTTTGAGAATGGAAGAGTGACTCAAGAGTCTTCGGTTTTTCGGACAAAATCGCGGGAACGCGAATTGTCGCGGAGAGGGCTTCCTCCCCTGCGTCACCGCCGCCATGCACCCGCCGCACCCAAGAAAATGCCGATCAGGGCTTGTGCGCTCGCCCTGTGGCATTAAGTGTCCCGGCACGAAGAGTGAGGCCGCCGATTTTTCCAACGACATGACCACGACGACCAAACTCATCCGCGCGAGGCGTTTCCTGCCTCTGTTCGTCACCCAGTTGCTCGGGGCGTTCAACGACAACCTGTTCAAGAACGCCATGGTACTTTTCGTGGTCTATGGGGTCTACAACTCCGAGGCCGCCGAAGCCCGTTTCAGCGCACTGGCCTCGGGCATTTTCGTGATCCCGTTCTTCCTGCTCTCCGCGCTCGCCGGCCAACTCGCCGACATGCGAGACAAGGCGAAGATCATCCGCGTCATCAAGGCCTGCGAAATCGCGATCATGGTCGTGGGCGGCACCGGTCTTGCGCTGGCCTGGCAACATATCGCGCTCGACGCGCTGGCGATTCCGCTGATGCTGCTCGCGCTCTTCGCGATGGGCGTGCACTCCACCTTCTTCGGACCGATCAAGTACGCGATCCTGCCCCAGCACCTGCGTGAAGGCGAAGTGCTTTCGGGCACGGGCCTTGTCGAGGCGGGAACCTACATCGCGGTGCTGGCGGGCACCATCGTCGCCGGCTGGATCAGCGTTGATCACGCTGCGATCATGGTCGTGATCGTCGCCATCCTCGGCTATGTCGCCGGCCGCAAGGTGCCTTCCGCCCCGCCGATGTGCACGCCCGAACCACTCGACTTCCATGTCCTGCGCGCCTCGATCCGGCTCGTCAGCACCACGCTCAGCGACCGACGCGTGTTCCTCGCGGTCTGCTCGATCAGCTTCTTCTGGGCGATCGGCACCGTGCTCTTCATCCAGTTCCCGCCGCTGACCAAGAACATCCTCAATGCCAGCAAGGAAGTGGCCAGCCTGTTCCTGGTGATCTTCTCGGTGGGCGTGGCGATCGGCTCAATGGCGATCAATGCCCTGCTCAAGGGCACCGTTTCGGCGCGCTGGTCGCCGATCTCGGTGATCGGCATGGGTGCCTTCCTGATCGCGTTCCAGGAAGTCTGCGCGATCTGGCCGGGCCATCTGGCCACGGACCCGCTGATGAACGTCAGCACATTCCTGGTCCAGCCGCTGGCTCTCGCCCTGCTCGGCACGCTGCTGGGCATCGCGATCTGCGGCGGCATGTTTGTCGTGCCGCTCTATGCCTTCCTGACGACCTTCGTCGACAAGTCGCTGACGGCGCGGACGATTGCCGCGAACAATATCGTCAATTCCGGCGCGATGGTGGTCGGCGCATTGGTGACCGGCGCGATGACCTGGCTGGGACTGCCGGTGGTGCAGCAGATGATGGTCGTGGCGGTTGCCTGCGGCGCCTCGGCCTGGCTCGGTTACCTGTTGTTCCGCGCCGAGAAGTCGGCGCACACGGCCTGACCGCGCGGCACGCCCCCTTCGCCAGCAGTCAGCCCTGCACTCAGGCGATGAAGACCACGATCGCGACCAGCGAAGCGCAATAGGCGGAAAGGAAGCCGCGCCAATCAGCGCCGCTGAGGCGCCAGGCACGGCGCGCCTGCTCGTTTTCAGCCGCCTCGACATCGGCTGGGAGCGCGGCCACGAAGACGCGGGGAGAAAGCGTGCGCCGGAACGGATGCCGGGCGGACTCGCTGGTGAGCACAAGCGTGCGGCGTTGCAATCGTCTCATGGCGGCAAGATTAAGACTTTGTTTACCGTCTTGCCAGACGCCCGAAACGGGACATCCCAAATCGGGACGAATGCGCCGCAAATCGCGCTTTCAAACCTTTAACATTCAAGCACTTCTCAAAAAGAAAGGGCCACCTTTCGGCAGCCCTTTCGAACGTCGATGAAGGGTCGACCGGTCAGACACGGTCGCCAAGCGCGCCCTTGACCTTGCCGAGGCCCTGCTGAAGCTCGCCCTTCTTTTCCTGGACCTTGCCCTCGGCCTTCTGCGCCGGGTCATTGCGGACATCGCCCGCGACCTGCTTGGCGTTACCGGCGATCTCGTTGCCGAGGCCCTTGATGGTGTCCTTGAGCTGTCCCATGGCTGTTCTCCTTGGTCTGGCGCGGCGGACTATCGCCGCGTTCACGAAGGGAAAAGCG
Proteins encoded:
- the rnd gene encoding ribonuclease D, which encodes MIIHPLITKTEELAALCERLAKSDFVTVDTEFMRENTYWPELCLVQIANTEEAAAVDPKADGLDLSPLLDLLTDNEDVLKVFHAGGQDVEIIYNFTGRTPHPIFDTQIAMMAISQSEQIGYSNLVESWQGLTIDKGARFTDWSRRPLTERQIEYAIGDVTHLAKIFPKILKRLMKTGRGQWLDQEMEKLADPANYRNDPTEAWKRIKAAGRNAAMLGRLKAIAEWREIEAQGKNIPRGRIARDETLADLASHPPKQQSDLAKVRGLSQGWKDNDIGKRLMNTIAKSQPLTDDEMPPRAPRGAPLGKEGSLVADLLKLLLKIRAREIDVAARLLARSEDLELLAAGVRKNLPILEGWRYEVFGHDALDLVEGKLAFAVVDGKLKMTRVEDAEEVPVTE
- a CDS encoding hydrogen peroxide-inducible genes activator, which encodes MTVYQPTLKQLQYLVSLHEHGHFGRAADACFVSQSTLSAGLRDLEALLGVTLVERTKRAVRFTPLGNAVVEKAHRILRETEELSDLVQSSGKPLSGEVRMSVIPTIAPFLLPRMLPRLRRERPNLKLFLREEPSQAAIESLHHGRADCVLLALPYATGEVEKETIELDAFYVAFPNDDPRNPPEEVGPDIIDEHRLLLLEDGHCLKDHALAACNRPELRASATMIGTSLHTLVQMVDNGLGLTMLPEMAIDAGILNGTNVVARPLNSPHANREIALVWRRNSPRAEEFRLLADELRAG
- a CDS encoding MFS transporter, whose product is MNPITASRRLLAAQFRNPNPKPRKFGRALVFALAASAGLTVANIYYGQPMLGLMERDVPGAAITYVPTATQLGYAAGLMLLVPLGDLVERKRLIVLQCIALAIGLALVAIAPSGAMVLAASLVVGLLASVAQQIVPLAANLAPEDKRGSVVGTVMAGLLCGILLSRTLAGFVGAEFGWRAMFALAVPLALGTAGLLAWQLPRSQPRPAGMGYGGLLVSLWGLWREFPALRLATFTQCTQFGVFSVFWTILALHLQEPRFGLGSEVAGLFGILGAAGVLAAPIAGRIADRRGPHMVIVAASAFTLASWLIFAFWTSIAGLVIGVLVLDFAIQASQISNQSIIYALRPEARSRINTVYMGTMFLAGAVSSGAATVVWHHWGWNGVTMLGIAIASVGMALQGLRRRG
- the pgsA gene encoding CDP-diacylglycerol--glycerol-3-phosphate 3-phosphatidyltransferase; translated protein: MLTLPNILTLSRIVAMPLLAFLLWWPKWEFGYGLAFALYCLMGITDYFDGYLARSSGAVSKLGVFLDPIADKIMVAAVILVLTAQGVLTGPYVGDMHVIAGLIILVREIAVSGLREFLGGLQVSVPVSRLAKWKTTFQMISLGALILGAAMPWWNLDLGALVINVPHTVGLTTLWGAAVLTLITGWDYLRVGLKHMD
- a CDS encoding MFS transporter is translated as MTTTTKLIRARRFLPLFVTQLLGAFNDNLFKNAMVLFVVYGVYNSEAAEARFSALASGIFVIPFFLLSALAGQLADMRDKAKIIRVIKACEIAIMVVGGTGLALAWQHIALDALAIPLMLLALFAMGVHSTFFGPIKYAILPQHLREGEVLSGTGLVEAGTYIAVLAGTIVAGWISVDHAAIMVVIVAILGYVAGRKVPSAPPMCTPEPLDFHVLRASIRLVSTTLSDRRVFLAVCSISFFWAIGTVLFIQFPPLTKNILNASKEVASLFLVIFSVGVAIGSMAINALLKGTVSARWSPISVIGMGAFLIAFQEVCAIWPGHLATDPLMNVSTFLVQPLALALLGTLLGIAICGGMFVVPLYAFLTTFVDKSLTARTIAANNIVNSGAMVVGALVTGAMTWLGLPVVQQMMVVAVACGASAWLGYLLFRAEKSAHTA
- a CDS encoding CsbD family protein, whose product is MGQLKDTIKGLGNEIAGNAKQVAGDVRNDPAQKAEGKVQEKKGELQQGLGKVKGALGDRV